Sequence from the Undibacterium piscinae genome:
TAAGGGTTTTGGATGTTTGAAGCTTGTTTGCCTTTAGGGCCTTGTGTGACTTCGAACTGAACTTTTTGACCTTCTTTGAGTGTCTTGAAGCCGTTCATCTGGATTGCGGAGAAGTGTGCGAACAAATCTTCGCCGCCGTCATCCGGAGTAATAAAGCCAAAGCCTTTGGAGTCATTGAACCACTTTACGGTACCTGTTGCCATTATGCATCTTTCAAATATAAACTAATCACACGAGCCGTAAAAGCAAGAAACCTAGCACTATGCTACCTCTCCCTTAAATGCTCACTTCATATTGACAATAAATCATTAAAGCCTGCCAATGAATATCATTCTTGGCGGAATGGAAATTTAAGTCAAGTTAATTTGATTGTACTTGTATTATTGTTGTATTTTTACTTAATGATAAGACTTGAACTGTGGTCTTGATCTCTGGCTTTTAGGCTCCATCTGCGGAAAATGAAGAAAACGCGTAACATTTGGAAGGAGCTCAGAATATGCTGCTTTTATTCGTTTAATATTTGACTCTCGATTGAATCAACGTACTAGAATAGACGTATGGGAAACAAGCACGATAACAGTACGATATTGGAGCGGCAGGCGCAAAAGCTGAAGCCGCCATCCATGTTTCAGGTAACGCTACTCAATGATGATTACACTCCTATGGAGTTTGTGGTGGCCATCATTCAGGAGTACTTTAATAAAGATAGGGAAACCGCAATGCAAATCATGCTCAAGGTACACAGAGATGGTAAAGGCATCTGTGGCGTTTATTCTAAAGATATTGCCTTGACCAAAGTAGAGCTGGTTTTGACGCATGCCCGTAAAGCGGGGCACCCCCTGCAATGTGTGATGGAGGAAGTATGATTGCGCAAGAATTAGAAGTAAGTTTGCATATGGCTTTTGTAGAAGCCAGGCAAGCACGATATGAATTTATAACCGTCGAGCATTTATTGCTGGCTTTGCTGGATAATCCTTCCGCCGCTGAAGTGATGAGAGCTTGCGCTGTCAATATCGAAGACCTGCGTAAGATGCTGACGAATTTTATCAGCGACAATACGCCTACCGTTCAAGGTACGGGCGAGGTCGATACCCAGCCTACGCTAGGGTTTCAGCGCGTTATTCAACGTGCCATCATGCACGTGCAATCCGCGTCAAATGGCAAGAAAGAAGTGACCGGCGCCAATGTGCTGGTGGCTATTTTTGGTGAAAAAGATTCACATGCCGTGTATTACCTGCACCAGCAGGGAGTTACCCGCCTAGATGTGGTTAATTTCATTTCGCATGGCGTGCGTAAGGATAACCTGAGTGAGCCACTCAAATCGCCGGATGGTGTGGATGAAGCTCAGGCTGAAAATCAGGCCAAAGAGAGTCCGCTCGATCAGTTCACGCAAAATTTGAATAAGGCCGCTGCCGAAGGCCGGATCGATCCGTTGATCGGCCGTGATAATGAAGTCGAGCGCGTGATACAAATTTTATGCCGTCGCCGTAAAAACAATCCTTTGCTGGTGGGCGAGGCCGGTGTCGGCAAGACTGCCATCGCCGAAGGTTTGGCATGGAGAATTACCCAGGGCGCGGTTCCCGATATCTTGCAGGAATCGATAGTCTATTCTTTGGATATGGGGGCTCTGCTGGCCGGAACCAAATATCGCGGTGATTTTGAATTGCGTCTCAAGGGTGTCTTGAAGCAGCTCAAGGATGCGCCTAATGGTATTTTGTTCATTGACGAAATCCATACCATCATCGGTGCCGGTTCCGCTTCCGGCGGTACGCTGGATGCTTCTAATTTGCTTAAGCCTGCGCTGTCGAATGGTCAGCTCAAGTGCATAGGCGCGACTACTTATACCGAGTATCGCGGTGTGTTTGAAAAAGATCACGCCTTGGCACGTCGCTTCCAGAAGATCGATGTCAATGAACCGACTATCGAGCAAACCGTGCAGATTTTGCGTGGGCTCAAGGCTAAATTTGAAGAGCACCATAACGTCAAATACACGGCGTCTGCCCTGACGACCGCTGCCGAGTTGTCGGCGCGTTTTATCAATGACCGTCATTTGCCTGATAAGGCGATAGACGTGATTGACGAGGCTGGTGCGGCGCAGCGTATTTTGCCGAAATCCAAGCAAAAGAAAACCATA
This genomic interval carries:
- a CDS encoding cold-shock protein; amino-acid sequence: MATGTVKWFNDSKGFGFITPDDGGEDLFAHFSAIQMNGFKTLKEGQKVQFEVTQGPKGKQASNIQNP
- the clpS gene encoding ATP-dependent Clp protease adapter ClpS, which gives rise to MGNKHDNSTILERQAQKLKPPSMFQVTLLNDDYTPMEFVVAIIQEYFNKDRETAMQIMLKVHRDGKGICGVYSKDIALTKVELVLTHARKAGHPLQCVMEEV
- the clpA gene encoding ATP-dependent Clp protease ATP-binding subunit ClpA; translation: MIAQELEVSLHMAFVEARQARYEFITVEHLLLALLDNPSAAEVMRACAVNIEDLRKMLTNFISDNTPTVQGTGEVDTQPTLGFQRVIQRAIMHVQSASNGKKEVTGANVLVAIFGEKDSHAVYYLHQQGVTRLDVVNFISHGVRKDNLSEPLKSPDGVDEAQAENQAKESPLDQFTQNLNKAAAEGRIDPLIGRDNEVERVIQILCRRRKNNPLLVGEAGVGKTAIAEGLAWRITQGAVPDILQESIVYSLDMGALLAGTKYRGDFELRLKGVLKQLKDAPNGILFIDEIHTIIGAGSASGGTLDASNLLKPALSNGQLKCIGATTYTEYRGVFEKDHALARRFQKIDVNEPTIEQTVQILRGLKAKFEEHHNVKYTASALTTAAELSARFINDRHLPDKAIDVIDEAGAAQRILPKSKQKKTIGKADIEDIIAKIARIPPQTVNQDDRSKLQTIDRDLKNVVFGQEPAIDALASSIKMARAGLGKTDKPIGSFLFSGPTGVGKTEVAKQLAFTLGIELIRFDMSEYMERHAVSRLIGAPPGYVGFDQGGLLTEAINKKPHAVLLLDEIEKAHPDVFNILLQVMDHGTLTDNNGRKADFRNVIIIMTTNAGAESLQKRSIGFNSNKEAGDEMVDIKRMFTPEFRNRLDAIISFRALDEEIILRVVDKFLMQLEEQLHEKKVEATFSDNLRKFLGKKGFDPLMGARPMARLIQDMIRKALADELLFGRLVSGGRVVVDLDEKDQVKLEFLEGDGIPPEASQEVVEVE